In Ectothiorhodospiraceae bacterium 2226, a single window of DNA contains:
- a CDS encoding DUF2306 domain-containing protein, which translates to MTTRASRAAVLWGTVAVLTVLGLLVTAGHYLLQVPPEEAVARGLGPSPEWHLEQRALYEARRVWAALHILPSMLFVLLAPLQLSARLRAPAPALHRANGRLLVALGLVIAVSAVALGILMPFGGRAETWVTLVLAGGFLLCLGLGVRHIRRGQVAQHRAWMARMLAIAYAPLTMRLVLALGTDGLGLDGRAIFAAAMMIGALLNLAAVEIWLRRIQPTPARRPGARLGGTSAGA; encoded by the coding sequence ATGACTACCCGCGCATCCAGAGCCGCCGTGCTATGGGGAACGGTGGCGGTACTCACCGTCCTGGGCCTGCTGGTCACGGCGGGCCACTACCTGCTTCAGGTCCCGCCCGAGGAGGCGGTGGCGCGCGGTCTCGGACCGAGCCCCGAGTGGCACCTCGAGCAACGTGCGTTGTACGAGGCGCGTCGCGTGTGGGCCGCATTGCACATCTTGCCATCCATGCTCTTCGTCCTGCTGGCGCCGCTGCAGCTCAGCGCGCGACTACGCGCGCCGGCGCCGGCCCTGCATCGCGCCAACGGCCGCCTGCTGGTAGCGCTGGGGCTGGTGATCGCGGTCTCGGCGGTGGCGCTCGGCATCCTCATGCCGTTCGGCGGACGAGCGGAGACCTGGGTGACGCTGGTACTCGCGGGCGGCTTTCTGCTGTGTCTCGGGCTCGGCGTGCGTCACATCCGGCGCGGGCAGGTCGCGCAGCATCGCGCGTGGATGGCGCGCATGCTGGCGATTGCCTATGCCCCGCTCACCATGCGCCTCGTGCTCGCCCTAGGCACCGACGGACTCGGCTTGGACGGCCGCGCCATCTTCGCCGCGGCCATGATGATCGGCGCCCTGCTCAACCTCGCCGCGGTGGAGATCTGGCTGCGCCGCATTCAGCCCACACCCGCGCGGCGTCCGGGCGCGCGTCTCGGCGGTACGTCAGCCGGCGCGTGA
- a CDS encoding FAD-dependent oxidoreductase codes for MPWTIDTRKVVVVGAGIAGLCAAVYARKCGYEVEVLEQRGGAATTRSRPAFNGCSARIQAGRCIRSGRRCSTAAS; via the coding sequence ATGCCATGGACGATCGACACCCGGAAGGTCGTCGTCGTCGGCGCGGGCATCGCGGGGCTGTGTGCGGCGGTGTACGCGCGCAAGTGCGGCTACGAGGTGGAGGTGCTGGAGCAGCGCGGCGGCGCGGCAACTACACGTTCGAGACCTGCCTTCAACGGCTGCTCGGCTCGCATCCAAGCCGGTCGATGTATCCGCAGTGGGAGGAGGTGTTCGACAGCGGCCAGTTGA
- a CDS encoding NAD(P)/FAD-dependent oxidoreductase: MAKGGGKVVIIGAGIAGLCAAVYARKCGYEVEVLEQHGAAGGLATSWRRGDYTFETCLHWLLGSNPSRSMYPQWEEVFDIGQLTFVQAEEYLRLEAEGHESLSIYSNVDRMEAEFLARAPEDAEEIRHLAAAIRKLGKFQMPDPSASWPAKGATALRMVPYLPLLRRWSGMSLGDYGRRFKHPLLRAFFANAATPELSAVALVFALAWMSERDAGYPIGGSQAVIRPIVDNLQRLGGHLRLGARVERILVEQDSACGVQLAGGETVAADWVISAADGHATLYDLLAGRYTNKAIDSIYRTWKTFPSYLQVSLGVARDLSAQPGFVTRLLDTPLRVDPGTELREISFRVFHFDPTFAPPGKTAVSCFLPTFNHAYWVGLQQQDPARYQAEKNRVAEGVIALLEQDVPDVRPAIEVIDVATPATVIRYTGNWQGSMEGWLLTPGTGFRPLRRTLPGLRRFLMVGQWVMPGGGLPSGLMTARSAVRWICRQDRVPFSVGPGHTGETARTH, from the coding sequence ATGGCGAAGGGCGGCGGGAAGGTGGTCATCATCGGCGCGGGCATCGCGGGGCTGTGCGCGGCGGTGTACGCGCGCAAGTGCGGCTACGAGGTGGAGGTGCTGGAGCAGCACGGCGCCGCGGGCGGCCTGGCGACGAGTTGGCGGCGCGGTGACTACACGTTCGAGACCTGCCTCCACTGGCTGCTCGGCTCGAATCCGAGCCGCTCGATGTATCCGCAGTGGGAGGAGGTGTTCGACATCGGCCAGTTGACCTTCGTGCAGGCGGAAGAGTACCTGCGTTTGGAAGCCGAAGGTCACGAATCCTTGAGCATCTATTCGAACGTCGACCGCATGGAGGCGGAGTTCCTGGCGCGCGCGCCGGAGGACGCCGAGGAGATCCGTCACCTCGCCGCGGCCATCCGAAAGCTCGGCAAGTTCCAGATGCCCGATCCGTCGGCGAGCTGGCCGGCGAAAGGGGCGACCGCGCTGCGCATGGTGCCCTACCTGCCGCTCCTGCGGCGCTGGTCCGGCATGAGCCTCGGCGACTATGGGCGGCGGTTCAAACACCCCTTGCTGCGCGCGTTCTTCGCCAACGCCGCGACGCCGGAGCTCTCCGCGGTGGCGCTGGTCTTCGCGCTGGCCTGGATGAGCGAGCGCGATGCCGGTTATCCCATCGGCGGCTCGCAGGCCGTGATCCGGCCCATCGTCGACAACCTGCAGCGGCTCGGCGGACACCTGCGACTCGGCGCGCGCGTCGAGCGCATCCTGGTCGAGCAAGACAGCGCGTGTGGCGTGCAGCTTGCCGGGGGTGAGACGGTGGCGGCGGACTGGGTGATTTCGGCGGCCGACGGTCACGCCACGCTATACGATCTGCTCGCCGGGCGGTACACGAACAAGGCCATCGACAGCATCTACCGTACGTGGAAGACGTTCCCCTCGTACCTGCAGGTGTCGCTCGGTGTGGCGCGGGATCTCTCCGCACAGCCCGGTTTCGTCACGCGCCTCCTCGACACCCCCCTCCGCGTCGATCCCGGCACCGAACTGCGCGAGATCTCTTTCCGCGTGTTTCACTTCGACCCGACCTTCGCGCCGCCCGGCAAGACCGCGGTCTCGTGCTTCCTGCCGACCTTCAACCACGCATACTGGGTTGGCCTGCAACAGCAGGACCCCGCGCGCTATCAAGCGGAGAAGAACCGCGTCGCCGAGGGCGTCATCGCGCTCTTGGAACAAGACGTGCCGGATGTGCGCCCGGCAATCGAGGTCATCGACGTCGCGACCCCGGCGACCGTCATCCGTTACACCGGCAACTGGCAGGGGAGCATGGAGGGCTGGCTCTTGACCCCCGGCACGGGCTTTCGCCCGCTACGCCGGACGCTGCCGGGCCTGCGGCGGTTTCTGATGGTCGGCCAATGGGTGATGCCGGGCGGCGGCCTCCCATCGGGCCTGATGACCGCACGATCCGCGGTGCGTTGGATATGCCGTCAGGATCGGGTGCCGTTCTCGGTCGGGCCGGGGCACACTGGCGAGACAGCGCGGACTCACTGA
- a CDS encoding GNAT family N-acetyltransferase, with the protein MSIPSIRSAEIGEEAHVIALMTLSFAAEPFVRWLFPDPDTYLAAMPKATSAFGVNAFAAGTVDVVGDGAGAAIWLPPGVEADSECLEATFADYVAEEKASTLASVADQMEHAHPPEPHWYLPMIGIDPVAQSRGLGTALMRHALSRSDAAGVSAYLELSNRRNMSFYERLGFETIRVIRVGSCPEVMAMVRRPRRV; encoded by the coding sequence ATGTCCATACCCAGCATCCGGTCGGCCGAGATTGGCGAAGAAGCGCACGTTATCGCTTTGATGACACTCTCCTTTGCAGCCGAGCCCTTTGTGCGCTGGTTGTTTCCTGACCCGGATACCTACCTTGCCGCCATGCCCAAGGCCACAAGTGCGTTTGGCGTCAACGCCTTTGCTGCCGGCACGGTGGATGTCGTGGGTGATGGTGCAGGAGCCGCGATTTGGCTGCCTCCCGGTGTGGAAGCGGACAGCGAATGCCTAGAGGCGACTTTCGCGGACTACGTGGCGGAGGAAAAGGCATCGACGCTCGCCTCGGTAGCGGACCAGATGGAGCATGCCCATCCGCCGGAGCCCCACTGGTATCTACCGATGATCGGTATTGATCCGGTAGCACAGAGCCGCGGTCTCGGTACGGCGCTTATGAGACATGCGCTATCGCGCAGCGATGCTGCAGGCGTCTCGGCCTATCTCGAGCTGTCGAATCGGCGCAATATGTCCTTCTACGAACGATTGGGCTTCGAGACCATCCGGGTCATCCGCGTCGGTTCGTGCCCGGAAGTCATGGCGATGGTGCGTCGTCCCCGTCGAGTGTGA